GTCGTCGTGTCCGGCGAGGTCCTGGTAGTCGGCGTAGCTGTCGCCGTCCGGTAGTTCACCGACCGAGTCGATCTCGGCCCGGAGCCGGACCACGCCGGCGTCGTCGCGGTGCCGCGCGGCGCGGGCGGCGGCCCAGGGCTCGATCAGGGTGCGGAACTCGAACAGGTCGTCGATCTCGGCGAGTGTGAGGATCGGGGTGACCGAATACCCGCGTAGCGGCTCCTTGCGTGCCAGGCCCTCGGACTCCAGCCGGACCAGGGTCTCGCGGATCGGGGTGGACGAGACCCGCAGGTCGCGGGCCAGCTGGTCGATGCTCAACCGGCCCTGCGGGGGAATCACGTGGTCCATGATGAGCCGCTTGATCGCCTGGTAGACGTCCTCGGTCAGGGTCTGTCGTGCGGGCAGCGGGGCGAGCGTGCCTGGTCCGGCCGGTTTTCCGGTGGCGCCGACCGGAGTGCTGACCATCGATGTCTCCCGCCTGGGCGATGAAACTCGTCGATGACGAGGATAGCCGAGCGGCGTCGTCACATCACGGACGGTCGATCAAATGTCCGGTAGTGCACGACGAGTTTGTCGAACGGTACGGTGCCTCGGTGGCCCGTACACAACTCACCGCCGAGTTGGTGGTTGACGGTCGTGTTCCGCGCGCGTTGGCGCTGTCGCCGGACGGCCGGTGGGTCGCCTACGTGGTCGCCCCGGTCGGCCGGGCTGGTGATCACCCCGTCAGCGAACTCTGGGTCGCCGCCACCGACGGGACCGGGTCGCCGCGTCGATTGACTTCGGGTGAGGCGCACGATTCGGCGCCGAGGTGGGCCGCGGATTCGCTGCTGGTCTACTTTCTCTCCGACCGGGTCGAGCGTGGCACGGCGCAGTTGCACCGGGTCGGCCTGGTCGACGGTGTCGTGGAGGCGGTCACGTCCTGGTCCGGCGGGGTGTCGGGGCACCTCCCGTTGGCCGATCCCAACCTGGTCGTCGTGATCGCGGCCGACGAACCGTCCGCCGAGGACGAACGTCGGGACAGGGAGCGCGACGACGCTCGGGTGTGGGGCGAACGCGTACGCCCGGACCGGTTGCGGCTGCTGGACGTACGGCGCCGGGAGGTCCGGACACCGGACGCGTTCGGCGATCGGCATGTCGTCGAGGTGACCCAGCGGCCCGACGGTGCAACGCTGGCGGTCCTCACCTGGTCGACCCCCGAGGTGGACCCGGGCCTGGTCGAGCCCGGTCTCCACCTGCTCGACCCGGACAGCGGCATGACGCGGGACCTCGGCCCGGCCGCGGCGGACGCGTTCTCGCTGGTCTGGTGGTCCGCCGACGACGGCTGGCACCTGGCGTATGTCGCGAAGACTCCGCCGGTTCTGGTGGGCGGACACGCGGTTCTCGATGTCGCCGTACCGGTGGGCGGGCCGGTGGGCGAGCACCGTAACCTGACCGCCGGCACGACCAGCTGCCCGAGCGACCTGGTCCAGGTCGACACCGGTCCGCCGCTGGCGCTGGTCGCCGACGGGCTCGATACCGCGATCCACCGGCTCGACCCGGTCGGGCCCAACTTCGTCGAGGTGTCCCGAGTCCATGGTCTCGCGACGTCGTTGACCGCGAACCGGCACGGTGACGTCGTCGCGGCGGTGGTCAGTACGTCCTACGAGCCGGGAAATGTACGGGCCGGTCCCGTCTGCGGGCCGCTGACGAGGCTGACCGACGTCAGGCCCGAACTCCGCGACATCCAATGGGGTGCCCAGGAACGCTTGTCGTACGAGGCGTCCGACGGGCTGGCCCTCGACGGCCTGCTGATCCTGCCGGCCGGCCGGTCCCGTGGGGACGGGCCCTTCCCACTGGTGACACTGGTGCACGGCGGCCCGTACGACCGGCATGCCGACCGGCTCGAACTGGGCTGGTTCCCGTCCGGTCAATGGCTGGCGACCGCGGGCTACGCGGTGTTCCTGCCGAACCCGCGCGGCGGCAAAGGGCACGGCCACGACTTCGCGGTGTCCGTCGCCGGTGCGGTCGGCCTCGGTGAGTGGACCGACATCTGCGCCGGCATCGAACTGCTCGTCGCCGACGGCGTCGCCGACCCCGACCGGCTCGGTATCGGCGGCTGGAGCCACGGCGGGTTCATGGCCGCATGGGCGGTCGGGCAGACCGACCGGTTCAGGGCCGCCGTGATGGGAGCCGGGATCAGCGACTGGGGAATGCTCGCCGCCACCGGGGAGGAGGGACCGTTCGAGTCCGCCCTCGGCGGCAGCAGCGGCTGGGAAGGAACAGGTCCACACCGCCACGACCGGCTCAGCCCGATCTCGTACGCCTCCAGGGTCCGTACGCCGGTGCTGATCCTGCACGGCGAGAACGACACGAACGTTCCGGTGTCACAGGCGGAGTTCTTCCACCGTGCGCTACGCAGGTTCGGAGTCGAGCACGGGTACGTCGTGTATCCCCGGGAGAACCACCGGATCCGCGAACGCAACCACCAACTCGACGTGCTCCGCCGCACCCGCGCCTGGTTCGACCGGTGGCTCGGATGACCCCGACGTCCGACCGCAGCCCCGCCTTGAACACGGCCTAGTTGTACTGATCGGGGACGTCGCCCGGTCCGTCTTGGCCGGCGAGCTCTTCGGGCGCGATGAGCGGTCGTGCACGGCCTCACCCGCGAGGTACCGGTCGACCCAGCGCTTCACGGTTGGCCAGGAGACCTGGAAACGGGCGGCGACCTCGCTGACCGGCGAGCCCTCGTCGACGACGGTGGCTTCGAGCTGCTGTGCGCGGTCGATCTCGGCGCCATGGCTGCTGCTGTCAGTGGGAACGAGGTCGAAGTGGGCGCGGTTCTTGACGGTCTTGAGGTCGGTGTTCTTGAGGAACAGCACGGTGGTGATGGGTTGTTTCGGCGTCACGGAGGGTTTGGGTAGTGACCCGGGAGGCGAGCAGGAACGCGGCGAGCACGAGTCCGAGGGCTGCGGCGATGAAGGGGGCGCGGATCCCCAGGCTGCGTCCGAGCAAGCCGCCGGTGAGGGCTCCGAGGGGGACGACACCCAGGACGACCAGGCGGTAGGCGGCGGTGACGCGGCCGAGGAGTTCGTCGGGTACTGCTGCTTGG
The Micromonospora pisi DNA segment above includes these coding regions:
- a CDS encoding S9 family peptidase, with amino-acid sequence MARTQLTAELVVDGRVPRALALSPDGRWVAYVVAPVGRAGDHPVSELWVAATDGTGSPRRLTSGEAHDSAPRWAADSLLVYFLSDRVERGTAQLHRVGLVDGVVEAVTSWSGGVSGHLPLADPNLVVVIAADEPSAEDERRDRERDDARVWGERVRPDRLRLLDVRRREVRTPDAFGDRHVVEVTQRPDGATLAVLTWSTPEVDPGLVEPGLHLLDPDSGMTRDLGPAAADAFSLVWWSADDGWHLAYVAKTPPVLVGGHAVLDVAVPVGGPVGEHRNLTAGTTSCPSDLVQVDTGPPLALVADGLDTAIHRLDPVGPNFVEVSRVHGLATSLTANRHGDVVAAVVSTSYEPGNVRAGPVCGPLTRLTDVRPELRDIQWGAQERLSYEASDGLALDGLLILPAGRSRGDGPFPLVTLVHGGPYDRHADRLELGWFPSGQWLATAGYAVFLPNPRGGKGHGHDFAVSVAGAVGLGEWTDICAGIELLVADGVADPDRLGIGGWSHGGFMAAWAVGQTDRFRAAVMGAGISDWGMLAATGEEGPFESALGGSSGWEGTGPHRHDRLSPISYASRVRTPVLILHGENDTNVPVSQAEFFHRALRRFGVEHGYVVYPRENHRIRERNHQLDVLRRTRAWFDRWLG
- a CDS encoding GntR family transcriptional regulator; the protein is MVSTPVGATGKPAGPGTLAPLPARQTLTEDVYQAIKRLIMDHVIPPQGRLSIDQLARDLRVSSTPIRETLVRLESEGLARKEPLRGYSVTPILTLAEIDDLFEFRTLIEPWAAARAARHRDDAGVVRLRAEIDSVGELPDGDSYADYQDLAGHDDRFHRLIAELAGNQHLLNAFARTHCHLHLFRRRYSTPLGSATVAEHRDIAAAVVAGDPDAAYAAMGAHLERARQRLS